From a region of the Pseudoxanthomonas sp. X-1 genome:
- a CDS encoding alpha/beta hydrolase: protein MRTAILSCGTLLALFASIWTVQAGETPDPRVPLNGVQVPLSAFASPEARVRLQEMLDAQARGEGPGQDIAAARAFYDAQNSDRVARMRKLWPVRTSEQRFDGVLADVAEPADGIAPANKGRVLINLHGGAFLWGARSGALAEAIPIAGVGRIKVVSVDYRQGPEYAFPAASEDVETVYRALLRDHRPQDIGIYGCSAGGYLTAQAVARLISKKLPLPGAIGTFCGALAAPDGDSIYTSPALEGQKVPAGPPRLSDYPYFRGADLSDPLVFPANSPALLARFPPTLLISGSRDFALSSVLRSHALLDAAGVDAELHVWDGMWHAFFVDPELPESRQAYAVIWRFFDRHLGQAPIAGKGR, encoded by the coding sequence TTGAGAACCGCCATCCTTTCTTGTGGAACCCTGCTCGCGCTGTTCGCCTCGATATGGACCGTGCAGGCGGGCGAGACGCCCGATCCGCGCGTGCCGCTCAACGGCGTGCAGGTGCCGCTGTCGGCCTTCGCCTCGCCCGAGGCGCGCGTACGCCTCCAGGAGATGCTCGATGCGCAGGCGCGCGGCGAGGGGCCGGGCCAGGACATCGCCGCGGCGCGCGCGTTCTACGACGCGCAGAACAGCGACCGCGTGGCGCGCATGCGCAAACTGTGGCCGGTGCGCACCAGCGAGCAGCGCTTCGACGGCGTGCTGGCCGACGTGGCGGAACCGGCCGACGGCATCGCGCCGGCCAACAAGGGGCGCGTGCTGATCAACCTGCACGGCGGCGCCTTCCTGTGGGGCGCGCGCAGCGGCGCGCTGGCCGAGGCCATCCCGATCGCGGGCGTGGGCAGGATCAAGGTGGTCTCGGTGGATTACCGGCAAGGGCCCGAGTACGCCTTCCCCGCCGCCAGCGAGGACGTGGAGACCGTCTACCGCGCGCTGCTGCGCGACCATCGCCCGCAGGACATCGGCATCTACGGCTGCTCGGCCGGCGGCTATCTCACCGCGCAGGCGGTGGCGCGCCTGATCTCGAAGAAGCTGCCGCTGCCCGGTGCGATCGGCACCTTCTGCGGCGCGCTGGCCGCGCCCGATGGCGACTCCATCTACACCTCGCCCGCGCTGGAAGGGCAGAAGGTGCCCGCCGGCCCGCCCAGATTGTCGGACTATCCCTACTTCCGCGGCGCCGACCTGTCCGATCCGCTGGTGTTCCCGGCCAATTCACCGGCCCTCCTCGCCCGCTTCCCGCCGACGCTGCTGATCAGCGGCAGCCGCGACTTCGCCCTGAGCTCGGTGCTGCGCAGCCATGCGCTGCTCGACGCGGCCGGCGTCGACGCCGAGCTGCATGTGTGGGACGGCATGTGGCATGCATTCTTCGTCGACCCCGAACTGCCCGAGTCGCGCCAGGCGTATGCGGTGATCTGGCGCTTCTTCGATCGCCATCTCGGCCAGGCGCCGATCGCGGGCAAAGGGCGCTAG
- a CDS encoding long-chain-fatty-acid--CoA ligase, with amino-acid sequence MALRYATPAEGHYDYPLHVGQLLRSALETRSGQSILGSDGRRHDYPEFGRRVHRLANVLTALGVSPGDVVAVMDWDSHRYQECYFAIPMLGAVLQTVNVRLSPEQIAYTLRDTGARVVLFHADFAALVAQLAAQLPQLERFVLTHDGQPPASLPLAVAGEYEALLAAAEDRHAFVDIDERALATTFHTTGTTGEPKAVAFSHRQLVLHTLAVGTTLGTQPEGQGLRHGDVYMPVTPMFHVHAWGLPYLATLLGLKQVYPGRYVPAQLLRLRREEGVTFSHCVPTILQMLLDAFGPEDPVDRRWTIIVGGSVQPRALHRAAAAKGITALSGYGMSETAPVLSIARSFAAPGAQRETELCSAGHPVPLAQLRVVDPAGQALPADGQHQGELVARTPWLTASYGSNVQAGEALWRGGWLHTQDVATIAADGRVVIRDRLKDVIKTGGEWVSSAEMEDLTVAGPGICAASYVGVADPRWGERPVAFVVPAEGAQVSLEGVRAHLQQHVDSGAISRYALPDELIVVEELPRTSVGKIDKKALRARLAQRDAFQRD; translated from the coding sequence GTGGCCCTGCGCTACGCCACCCCGGCCGAAGGCCATTACGACTACCCGCTGCACGTGGGCCAACTGCTGCGCAGCGCGCTGGAGACGCGCAGCGGCCAGTCCATCCTCGGCAGCGACGGGCGCCGCCACGACTATCCCGAGTTCGGCCGGCGCGTGCATCGCCTGGCCAACGTCCTGACCGCGCTGGGGGTGTCGCCAGGCGATGTGGTCGCGGTGATGGACTGGGACAGCCACCGCTACCAGGAGTGCTACTTCGCCATCCCGATGCTGGGCGCGGTGCTGCAGACGGTCAATGTGCGTCTGTCGCCCGAGCAGATCGCCTACACGCTGCGCGATACCGGCGCGCGCGTGGTGCTCTTCCACGCCGACTTCGCCGCGCTGGTGGCGCAGCTGGCCGCGCAGCTGCCGCAGCTGGAGCGCTTCGTGCTGACCCATGACGGCCAGCCGCCGGCCTCGCTGCCGCTGGCCGTCGCAGGCGAGTACGAGGCGCTGCTGGCCGCGGCCGAGGATCGGCACGCCTTCGTCGACATCGACGAGCGCGCGCTGGCCACCACCTTCCACACCACCGGCACCACCGGCGAGCCGAAGGCGGTGGCCTTCTCGCACCGCCAGCTGGTGCTGCACACCCTGGCCGTCGGCACCACGCTGGGCACCCAGCCCGAGGGCCAGGGGCTGCGTCACGGCGATGTCTACATGCCGGTGACGCCGATGTTCCACGTGCATGCCTGGGGCCTGCCGTACCTGGCCACGCTGCTGGGCCTCAAGCAGGTCTATCCGGGCCGCTACGTGCCGGCGCAGCTGCTGCGGCTGCGGCGCGAGGAGGGCGTGACCTTCTCCCACTGCGTGCCGACCATCCTGCAGATGCTGCTGGACGCCTTCGGCCCCGAGGACCCGGTCGACCGGCGCTGGACCATCATCGTCGGCGGCTCGGTCCAGCCGCGCGCGCTGCACCGCGCCGCGGCCGCCAAGGGGATCACGGCACTGTCCGGCTACGGCATGTCCGAGACCGCGCCGGTGCTGAGCATCGCGCGCTCGTTCGCGGCGCCGGGCGCGCAGCGCGAGACCGAGCTGTGCAGCGCCGGGCACCCGGTCCCGCTGGCGCAGCTGCGCGTGGTCGACCCGGCCGGGCAGGCGCTGCCGGCCGATGGCCAGCACCAGGGCGAGCTGGTCGCGCGCACGCCGTGGCTGACGGCCAGCTACGGCAGCAACGTCCAGGCCGGCGAGGCCCTGTGGCGGGGCGGCTGGCTGCACACCCAGGACGTGGCCACCATCGCCGCCGATGGCCGGGTGGTGATCCGCGACCGGCTCAAGGACGTGATCAAGACCGGCGGCGAGTGGGTGTCCTCGGCCGAGATGGAGGACCTGACCGTGGCCGGCCCCGGCATCTGCGCGGCCTCGTACGTGGGCGTGGCCGATCCGCGCTGGGGCGAGCGGCCGGTGGCCTTCGTGGTGCCCGCCGAGGGCGCGCAGGTCTCGCTGGAGGGCGTGCGCGCGCACCTGCAGCAGCACGTGGACAGCGGCGCGATCAGCCGCTATGCCCTGCCCGACGAGCTGATCGTGGTCGAGGAGCTGCCGCGCACCAGCGTGGGCAAGATCGACAAGAAGGCCCTGCGCGCGCGCCTGGCGCAGCGCGACGCCTTCCAGCGCGATTGA
- a CDS encoding TerC family protein, with amino-acid sequence MQTIANPWLWGGFVVVVIAALLADLVLMRHGGPHKVTFKEALWWSIGWVALALAFNAGLWWYLHQTIDAANANRISLEFLTGYLVEKSLAVDNIFVFLMVMSYFAVPEEQRQRVLVIGVLGAIFLRAIMIFAGAALLTKFHWLLYVFGAFLLFTGIKMWFSAGAEPDLEANPALKFMRRHLRLTDGYVGHDLSVKRDGKRWFTPLFVVLILIAVTDVIFAVDSIPAIFAITTDPFIVLTSNVFAVLGLRAMFFLLAGMADRFHLLPYGLAVVLVYIGAKMLLIDVVKIPVLVSLGVVFGILAVTVWLSLVRPAKPASDPKT; translated from the coding sequence ATGCAGACAATTGCAAACCCCTGGCTGTGGGGTGGATTCGTGGTGGTGGTGATCGCCGCCCTGCTGGCCGACCTGGTGCTGATGCGCCACGGCGGCCCGCACAAGGTCACTTTCAAGGAAGCGCTGTGGTGGTCGATCGGCTGGGTCGCCCTGGCCCTGGCCTTCAACGCCGGCCTGTGGTGGTACCTGCACCAGACCATCGACGCGGCCAACGCCAACCGCATCAGCCTGGAATTCCTGACCGGCTACCTGGTCGAGAAGTCGCTGGCGGTGGACAACATCTTCGTGTTCCTGATGGTGATGTCCTACTTCGCCGTGCCCGAGGAGCAGCGCCAGCGCGTGCTGGTGATCGGCGTGCTGGGCGCGATCTTCCTGCGCGCGATCATGATCTTCGCCGGCGCCGCGCTGCTGACCAAGTTCCACTGGCTGCTGTACGTGTTCGGCGCGTTCCTGCTGTTCACCGGCATCAAGATGTGGTTCTCGGCCGGCGCCGAGCCCGACCTGGAGGCCAATCCGGCGCTGAAGTTCATGCGCAGGCACCTGCGCCTGACCGACGGCTACGTCGGCCACGACCTGTCGGTGAAGCGCGATGGCAAACGCTGGTTCACGCCGCTGTTCGTGGTGCTGATCCTGATCGCGGTGACCGACGTGATCTTCGCGGTCGACTCGATCCCGGCGATCTTCGCCATCACCACCGACCCGTTCATCGTGCTGACCTCCAACGTGTTCGCGGTGCTGGGCCTGCGCGCGATGTTCTTCCTGCTGGCCGGCATGGCCGACCGCTTCCACCTGCTGCCCTACGGCCTGGCGGTGGTGCTGGTCTACATCGGCGCCAAGATGCTGCTGATCGACGTGGTCAAGATCCCGGTGCTGGTGTCGCTGGGTGTGGTGTTCGGCATCCTGGCGGTCACGGTGTGGCTGAGCCTGGTGCGCCCGGCCAAGCCGGCGTCAGACCCGAAGACCTGA
- a CDS encoding alpha/beta hydrolase, whose amino-acid sequence MNAITRRARGMTMTLLTMTLISACGVTHQAVTAAPPAVDTSATASPKAPTGLTSAQRALAAHATALGATEVSAVPGPDGGLLLGGKLGGDQFAVAIPAQWNRDALLYAHGYSTPGSPVNVLDDPTAPGTGATGVLKAAYDAGLAAGHSAYAKAGMGVETATVNTLRLRDFLVRLGADKVYVSGSSMGGNIVLSLLEQHPQAFAGGLAMCGVTEGWEPLFAQLFDMRVAWNQLTRGTPYALPGEQDALRTALPPLPPPGDATDPEQFRGVQMTRLATPVLALFKAAQEHPDGPEARIARQVAAIGGFENEPASVAYPLLTLALGADDLRQTMGGQLYGTQGKVYRVPGMSAKEQAVFNRQVQRFGADPAAIAYARRWHQATGRFQVPLVTLHNRIDSLVPYAQSQGLGRIVHQAGNDARLVQFTVPGVKMALPIGGVVGYTHCGFDPAQTVAAWNALHTWVERGERPAGDLVH is encoded by the coding sequence ATGAATGCGATCACACGGCGTGCGCGCGGCATGACCATGACGCTGCTGACCATGACACTGATATCCGCCTGCGGTGTCACGCACCAGGCCGTCACGGCCGCGCCCCCCGCGGTGGATACCTCCGCAACCGCCTCGCCCAAGGCGCCAACCGGGCTGACCAGCGCGCAGCGAGCCCTGGCCGCGCATGCCACCGCGCTTGGCGCGACCGAAGTCAGCGCCGTGCCTGGCCCGGACGGCGGCCTGCTGCTGGGCGGCAAGCTCGGCGGCGACCAGTTCGCCGTCGCCATTCCGGCGCAATGGAACCGCGACGCGCTGCTCTACGCGCATGGGTACTCCACGCCGGGCAGCCCCGTGAACGTGCTCGATGACCCCACCGCCCCGGGCACCGGCGCGACCGGGGTGCTGAAGGCCGCCTACGACGCGGGCCTGGCGGCCGGTCACAGCGCCTATGCCAAGGCCGGCATGGGCGTGGAGACCGCGACGGTCAACACGCTGCGGCTGCGCGATTTCCTGGTGCGCCTGGGCGCGGACAAGGTCTATGTCAGCGGCAGCTCGATGGGCGGCAACATCGTGCTCTCGCTGCTGGAGCAGCACCCGCAGGCCTTCGCCGGCGGACTGGCGATGTGCGGGGTGACCGAGGGCTGGGAGCCGCTGTTCGCGCAGCTGTTCGACATGCGCGTGGCCTGGAACCAGCTGACCCGTGGCACGCCCTACGCCCTGCCTGGCGAACAGGACGCGCTGCGCACCGCGCTGCCCCCGCTGCCGCCGCCGGGCGATGCGACCGATCCGGAGCAGTTCCGCGGGGTGCAGATGACCCGCCTCGCCACGCCGGTGCTGGCGCTGTTCAAGGCGGCGCAGGAACATCCCGACGGGCCCGAGGCGCGCATCGCGCGGCAGGTGGCGGCGATCGGCGGCTTCGAGAACGAGCCGGCCTCGGTCGCCTACCCGCTGCTCACCCTCGCCCTGGGCGCGGACGACCTGCGCCAGACCATGGGCGGCCAGCTGTACGGCACCCAGGGCAAGGTCTATCGCGTGCCGGGCATGAGCGCGAAGGAGCAGGCCGTGTTCAACCGGCAGGTGCAGCGCTTCGGCGCCGACCCGGCGGCCATCGCCTACGCGCGACGCTGGCACCAGGCCACCGGCCGCTTCCAGGTGCCGCTGGTGACGCTGCACAACCGGATCGATTCGCTGGTGCCCTATGCGCAGTCGCAGGGGCTGGGTCGCATCGTGCACCAGGCCGGCAACGACGCGCGCCTGGTGCAGTTCACCGTGCCGGGGGTGAAGATGGCGCTGCCGATCGGCGGGGTGGTGGGCTATACGCACTGCGGCTTCGATCCGGCGCAGACGGTGGCGGCATGGAATGCGCTGCACACGTGGGTGGAGCGCGGCGAGCGTCCGGCTGGGGATCTGGTGCACTGA